A genomic window from Halomonas sp. LR3S48 includes:
- a CDS encoding YihY/virulence factor BrkB family protein yields the protein MSRLSFRFWWNTVSQAFSLWLERNAFSYAGSLAFYTLFSLAPTMIIAVAVIGVVFGDEAAQGQIVAQLQGALGAEAAKAVEQAVAASRIEESGILPTLLGFGGLLVGATTVFAQMQYSLNMIWGVTAKPSRNSILVFLKQRLLSLAVVLAIGFILLVSLLIGVMLRGMLQAVDDATPLIGPVTAGAEFLISLAVIAALFATIFKVLPDVVLSWRDVLLGALVTALLFAIGRSVIASYLAYTATASTYGAAGSLVMILLWVYYSSLILLFGAAFTRSYLLARGREVVPRNSAVLVKRELVM from the coding sequence GTGTCTCGTCTCTCATTCAGATTCTGGTGGAATACGGTCAGTCAGGCGTTCAGCCTGTGGTTGGAGCGCAATGCGTTCAGCTATGCCGGATCGTTGGCTTTCTACACGCTCTTCTCGCTTGCCCCTACGATGATCATTGCCGTTGCCGTGATCGGCGTGGTGTTCGGTGATGAGGCTGCCCAAGGTCAGATCGTCGCGCAGTTGCAGGGAGCGCTGGGCGCAGAGGCGGCAAAAGCGGTCGAGCAGGCGGTGGCGGCGTCGCGTATCGAGGAGTCGGGCATCTTGCCGACACTGCTCGGGTTCGGGGGCCTGCTGGTGGGGGCGACCACGGTGTTCGCCCAGATGCAGTACTCGCTCAACATGATCTGGGGCGTGACCGCCAAACCCAGCCGCAACAGTATCCTGGTCTTTCTCAAGCAGCGATTATTGTCCCTCGCGGTGGTGCTCGCCATCGGTTTCATCCTGCTCGTATCGTTGCTGATCGGTGTGATGCTGCGTGGCATGCTACAGGCCGTCGACGATGCTACCCCGCTGATCGGTCCGGTGACGGCGGGGGCAGAGTTCCTGATCTCCCTGGCGGTGATCGCTGCCTTGTTCGCCACGATCTTCAAGGTACTGCCCGATGTGGTGCTGAGCTGGCGAGACGTGCTGCTAGGGGCACTGGTCACGGCGTTGTTGTTCGCCATCGGCCGCAGTGTCATCGCCTCTTATCTGGCTTATACCGCCACGGCGTCGACCTATGGTGCTGCAGGTTCGTTAGTGATGATCCTGCTGTGGGTCTACTACAGTTCGCTGATCTTGCTGTTCGGTGCCGCCTTCACGCGAAGCTATTTGCTGGCCAGGGGACGCGAGGTCGTACCGCGCAACAGCGCAGTTCTCGTCAAGCGCGAGCTGGTGATGTAA
- a CDS encoding LysR substrate-binding domain-containing protein — translation MNLETKWLEDFVALASTRSFSASARQRHVTQPAFSRRIRALEQAVGVILVDRSTTPINLTPEGQLFLITARNLVEQLNECLGHLRGVSMAREALDIVAAHSLALSFYPEWISRLQEGLGELPTRLVAMNVGEAIHVLREGNCDLMLAYHDPYATMQLDAEVFPSFSIGQVKMLPVSLPDAKGKPRYSLESKDTIPYLAYTQGAFLGRSVRMLLKNDPLRLRLRTVYETAMAEGLKGMVLQGVGLAWIPDFCVREELKSGKLVRAGGEKWDVPLEIRLYRCSLVHKPGVEKLWRQMMKLPRDFLQA, via the coding sequence GTGAATCTCGAAACCAAGTGGCTGGAAGATTTCGTGGCCCTGGCCAGCACCCGCAGCTTCTCTGCCTCCGCCCGGCAGCGTCATGTCACCCAGCCGGCCTTCAGTCGTCGTATTCGCGCACTGGAACAGGCGGTAGGGGTGATACTCGTCGATCGATCGACCACCCCCATCAATCTGACCCCGGAAGGCCAGCTGTTCCTGATCACGGCACGCAACCTGGTGGAACAGCTCAACGAGTGCCTGGGCCACCTGCGTGGCGTCTCCATGGCGCGCGAGGCACTGGACATCGTCGCTGCCCACTCCCTTGCGCTGAGTTTCTATCCCGAATGGATCTCGCGGTTGCAGGAGGGGCTCGGGGAACTGCCGACACGGCTCGTCGCCATGAACGTGGGCGAGGCCATACACGTGCTGCGCGAAGGCAACTGTGACCTGATGCTGGCCTATCACGACCCCTACGCCACCATGCAGCTGGATGCCGAGGTGTTCCCCTCGTTTTCCATCGGCCAGGTCAAGATGCTGCCGGTCAGTCTCCCCGACGCCAAGGGCAAGCCGCGGTACAGCCTCGAGAGCAAGGACACCATTCCCTACCTGGCCTATACCCAGGGCGCCTTCCTCGGGCGCAGCGTACGCATGCTGCTGAAGAACGATCCATTGCGCCTGCGCCTGCGCACCGTCTATGAGACCGCCATGGCCGAGGGCCTCAAGGGCATGGTACTGCAGGGCGTGGGACTGGCCTGGATTCCCGACTTCTGTGTGCGCGAAGAACTCAAGAGCGGCAAGCTGGTACGCGCCGGCGGCGAGAAATGGGATGTGCCGCTGGAGATTCGCCTCTATCGCTGCTCGCTGGTTCACAAGCCGGGAGTCGAGAAGCTGTGGAGGCAGATGATGAAGCTGCCGCGCGACTTCCTGCAGGCTTAG
- a CDS encoding Glu/Leu/Phe/Val family dehydrogenase, protein MRVFDHPEFDHHQQIVFGCDETSGLRAIIAIHDTRRGPALGGLRIYPYASEDDALTDVLRLSRGMTYKSALADLPLGGGKAVIIADPRRDKTPDMLRAMGRLVESLGGRYITAEDSGSGEEDMRLIRQETLHVSGLGQGGASGDPSPFTAHGVFCALKSAVRHRFGRDELEGLRVAIQGVGHVGAHLARELHAAGADLVLTDVDRDSLGMLVEELGAQSVTPETIFDAEVDVFAPCAMGAVLTPEVTDRLKAKVVCGAANNQLATPEVAGRLHARGILYAPDYVANAGGVIEVEAQRHDRYDRDAVMRHVERITATVDEILTRARREDRNPAEVADQLARERLEG, encoded by the coding sequence ATGCGGGTCTTCGACCACCCCGAGTTCGACCATCATCAGCAGATCGTCTTCGGCTGCGATGAAACCAGCGGGTTGCGCGCCATCATCGCCATCCACGACACCCGCCGCGGCCCCGCCCTGGGCGGCTTGCGCATCTATCCCTATGCCAGCGAAGACGATGCCCTGACCGACGTGCTACGTCTTTCGCGCGGCATGACCTACAAGTCGGCCCTGGCCGACCTGCCCCTCGGCGGCGGCAAGGCGGTCATCATCGCCGATCCCCGGCGTGACAAGACACCCGACATGCTGCGCGCGATGGGCAGGCTGGTGGAGTCGCTGGGCGGACGCTACATCACCGCCGAAGACTCCGGCAGCGGTGAAGAAGACATGCGCCTCATTCGCCAGGAGACCCTTCACGTCAGCGGACTGGGCCAGGGTGGCGCTTCCGGCGACCCCTCACCTTTCACCGCCCATGGCGTGTTCTGTGCGCTGAAGAGTGCCGTACGCCATCGTTTCGGTCGCGACGAACTCGAGGGACTGCGCGTGGCCATTCAGGGCGTTGGCCACGTCGGGGCGCACCTGGCCCGAGAGCTGCACGCGGCGGGGGCCGACCTGGTGTTGACCGACGTCGACCGCGACAGCCTGGGCATGCTGGTCGAGGAACTTGGTGCGCAGAGCGTGACGCCCGAGACAATTTTCGATGCCGAGGTCGACGTCTTCGCTCCCTGCGCCATGGGTGCGGTGCTGACCCCGGAGGTGACCGACCGGCTCAAGGCCAAGGTGGTCTGCGGGGCGGCCAACAACCAGTTGGCCACTCCCGAGGTGGCGGGACGCCTGCATGCCCGCGGCATCCTCTATGCCCCCGACTATGTCGCCAACGCAGGGGGTGTCATCGAGGTGGAAGCCCAACGTCACGACCGCTACGACCGGGATGCGGTGATGCGCCATGTGGAGCGGATCACCGCCACCGTCGACGAGATCCTCACCCGCGCCAGAAGGGAAGACAGAAACCCGGCGGAGGTCGCCGATCAACTGGCACGCGAGCGTCTCGAAGGCTGA
- a CDS encoding D-2-hydroxyacid dehydrogenase has product MKAVILDAASLGPDVDLAAIRDRVDALDVHQTSTTAQSRERLADAEVAIVNKVVLDAATLEALPELKLICVLATGTNNIDMATAERLGIRVRNVTAYGTASVAQHTLMMILALANRLPLYQRDVAAGRWNESPFFCLMEHGTLQLEGKHLVIVGQGELGSRVAALAEAFGMHVSFAARPGNEGNDSRPGLAELVPEADVISLHCPLTEATRHLVDTDLLATCKPGALLVNCARGGIIDEEAALQALRGGRLGGLGVDVLPAEPPREGHALLDALAEPLNLVVTPHSAWITPEARQRIVSLTADNLRDWKAQRSGT; this is encoded by the coding sequence ATGAAAGCCGTGATACTCGATGCCGCCAGCCTGGGCCCCGACGTCGATCTCGCCGCCATTCGCGACCGGGTCGATGCGCTGGACGTTCACCAGACCAGCACCACCGCCCAGAGCCGCGAGCGTCTGGCGGACGCCGAGGTCGCCATCGTCAACAAGGTCGTGCTCGATGCCGCCACCCTCGAGGCCCTGCCCGAGCTCAAGCTGATCTGCGTTCTGGCCACGGGCACCAACAACATCGACATGGCAACGGCCGAGCGCCTGGGCATCCGGGTACGCAACGTCACGGCCTACGGCACCGCCAGCGTGGCCCAGCACACTCTGATGATGATCCTGGCCCTGGCCAACCGCTTGCCGCTCTACCAGCGTGACGTGGCAGCCGGACGCTGGAACGAGAGCCCCTTCTTCTGCCTGATGGAGCACGGCACGCTGCAGCTCGAGGGCAAGCACCTGGTCATCGTCGGCCAGGGCGAGCTGGGCAGCCGCGTGGCGGCCCTGGCCGAGGCCTTCGGCATGCACGTGAGCTTTGCCGCTCGGCCGGGTAACGAAGGTAATGACAGCCGCCCCGGCCTCGCCGAGCTCGTTCCCGAGGCCGACGTCATCAGCCTGCACTGCCCGCTCACCGAGGCCACCCGCCACCTGGTCGACACCGACCTGCTCGCCACCTGCAAGCCCGGCGCCCTGCTGGTGAACTGCGCCCGCGGCGGCATCATCGACGAGGAAGCGGCACTACAAGCGCTGCGTGGCGGGCGCCTGGGCGGACTGGGTGTCGACGTGCTGCCGGCGGAACCGCCGCGGGAGGGCCACGCTCTGCTCGACGCTCTGGCCGAGCCGCTCAATCTGGTCGTCACGCCGCACAGTGCCTGGATCACTCCCGAGGCGCGCCAACGCATCGTCTCGCTCACGGCCGACAACCTGCGCGACTGGAAAGCTCAACGGAGCGGAACCTGA
- a CDS encoding nucleoside hydrolase produces the protein MSHPIIFDTDPGVDDAQAIAIALRHPEIELLGLTTTYGNVDIETATHNALLLSELASCEIPVAQGAAGPMVKPRHPAPAHIHGANGLGNIELPDVKGKKDPRSAAQFIVDTVNARPGEVTLVAVGPVGNLAAALQLDPALIEKVKHVVIMGGSIREGGNVTPVAEANMFNDPHAAQRVLTAGWPLTLVGLDVTHRCVLTQAHMQRIEAGQGELGKVLAGSYAFYRDFYREFLGIDGCCPHDSCALAWLLRPELFTTAPGHLSVVTDGIAEGQTLFAPEGRGFIQERWSQTPLAEVCLEVDGEAVVEWIADTLS, from the coding sequence GTGTCGCATCCGATCATCTTCGATACCGACCCCGGCGTCGACGACGCCCAGGCCATCGCCATCGCCCTGCGCCACCCCGAGATCGAACTGCTGGGGCTGACCACCACCTACGGCAACGTCGACATCGAGACCGCCACCCACAACGCCCTGCTGCTGAGTGAGTTGGCCAGCTGTGAAATACCGGTCGCCCAGGGTGCCGCCGGCCCCATGGTCAAGCCGCGTCATCCCGCGCCGGCACACATCCACGGCGCCAACGGGCTGGGCAATATCGAGCTGCCCGACGTGAAGGGGAAGAAAGACCCGCGCAGTGCCGCGCAGTTCATCGTCGATACGGTGAATGCCCGCCCCGGCGAGGTCACGCTGGTCGCGGTCGGTCCAGTGGGTAACCTGGCCGCCGCCCTGCAGCTCGACCCCGCGCTCATCGAGAAGGTCAAGCATGTGGTGATCATGGGTGGCTCGATCCGCGAGGGCGGCAACGTCACGCCGGTGGCCGAGGCCAATATGTTCAACGATCCGCATGCCGCCCAACGCGTGCTCACCGCCGGCTGGCCGCTGACCCTGGTAGGGCTCGACGTCACCCATCGTTGCGTGCTCACACAGGCGCACATGCAGCGCATCGAGGCGGGCCAGGGCGAACTCGGCAAGGTGTTGGCCGGCAGCTACGCCTTCTACCGTGACTTCTATCGCGAATTCCTCGGCATCGACGGCTGCTGCCCGCACGACAGCTGCGCGCTGGCCTGGCTGCTGCGCCCGGAGTTGTTCACCACCGCCCCGGGGCACCTATCCGTCGTCACCGACGGCATCGCCGAAGGTCAGACCCTGTTCGCTCCCGAGGGCCGCGGCTTCATCCAGGAGCGCTGGTCGCAGACACCCCTGGCAGAAGTGTGCCTCGAAGTGGACGGCGAGGCAGTGGTCGAGTGGATTGCCGACACCCTGAGCTGA
- a CDS encoding fumarate hydratase, with protein sequence MTVIRQDDLIQSVADALQYISYYHPKDFIDAMAAAYEREENPAAKDAIAQILINSRMCAMGHRPICQDTGIVTVFVHVGMNVRFETDMSLDDMINEGVRRAYQLPDNVLRASVLADPDGKRKNTGDNTPAVIHHKLVPGDTVEVHVAAKGGGSEAKSKFAMLNPSDNVVDWVMEQLPKMGAGWCPPGMLGIGIGGTAEKAMEIAKEALLDPIDIQELQARGPSNRAEELRLELFDKVNKSGIGAQGLGGLTTVLDIKVKDYPTHAANKPVAIIPNCAATRHAHFTLDGTGPAALPAPKLEDWPEITREAGDNVKRVNLDTVTPEDVQTWQPGDTLLLNGKLLTGRDAAHKRMVDMIAKGEELPVDLKGRFIYYVGPVDPVRDEVVGPAGPTTATRMDKFTRTMLEETGLLGMVGKAERGPAAIEAIRDNKAVYLMAVGGSAYLVAQAIKKSRVVGFADLGMEAIYEFEVEDMPVTVAVDSQGTSVHQTGPAKWKAIIAERA encoded by the coding sequence ATGACCGTGATCCGCCAGGACGATCTGATCCAGAGCGTCGCCGATGCCCTGCAGTACATCTCTTATTACCACCCCAAGGATTTCATCGACGCCATGGCGGCGGCGTACGAGCGGGAGGAGAACCCGGCGGCAAAGGATGCCATCGCCCAGATCCTGATCAACTCGCGCATGTGTGCCATGGGGCACCGGCCGATCTGCCAAGATACCGGCATCGTTACCGTCTTCGTGCATGTGGGCATGAACGTGCGCTTCGAGACTGACATGAGCCTCGACGACATGATCAACGAGGGCGTACGCCGTGCCTACCAGTTACCTGACAACGTGTTGCGGGCCTCGGTACTGGCCGACCCGGACGGCAAGCGCAAGAACACCGGCGACAACACGCCGGCAGTGATCCACCACAAGCTGGTACCGGGCGACACCGTCGAAGTGCACGTGGCGGCCAAGGGCGGTGGCAGCGAGGCGAAGTCGAAGTTCGCCATGCTCAACCCCTCCGACAACGTGGTCGACTGGGTGATGGAGCAGTTGCCCAAGATGGGGGCCGGCTGGTGCCCGCCCGGGATGCTCGGCATCGGTATCGGCGGTACCGCCGAAAAGGCCATGGAGATCGCCAAGGAGGCGCTGCTCGATCCCATCGACATCCAGGAGCTGCAAGCGCGTGGCCCGTCCAATCGCGCCGAGGAACTGCGTCTGGAGCTGTTCGACAAGGTCAACAAGAGCGGTATCGGCGCCCAGGGCCTGGGTGGCCTGACCACGGTGCTCGACATCAAGGTCAAGGATTACCCGACCCACGCCGCCAACAAGCCGGTGGCGATCATCCCCAACTGCGCCGCCACGCGACATGCCCATTTCACCCTGGACGGAACTGGCCCCGCGGCGCTGCCTGCTCCCAAGCTCGAGGACTGGCCGGAGATCACCCGCGAGGCGGGCGACAACGTCAAGCGCGTCAATCTCGATACGGTTACCCCCGAGGATGTCCAGACCTGGCAGCCGGGCGACACCCTGCTGCTAAACGGCAAGCTGCTCACCGGCCGCGACGCTGCCCACAAGCGCATGGTCGACATGATCGCCAAGGGTGAGGAATTGCCGGTCGATCTGAAGGGGCGCTTCATCTACTACGTGGGCCCCGTCGATCCGGTACGTGACGAGGTGGTCGGCCCGGCGGGTCCCACCACGGCCACGCGGATGGACAAATTCACCCGCACCATGCTGGAGGAGACCGGCCTGCTGGGGATGGTCGGCAAGGCCGAACGCGGGCCGGCCGCCATCGAGGCGATCCGCGACAACAAGGCGGTCTACCTGATGGCGGTGGGTGGTTCGGCCTATCTGGTGGCACAGGCGATCAAGAAGTCGCGCGTGGTGGGTTTTGCCGACCTGGGCATGGAGGCGATCTACGAGTTCGAGGTCGAGGACATGCCGGTCACCGTGGCGGTCGACAGCCAGGGCACCTCGGTGCACCAGACAGGCCCCGCCAAGTGGAAGGCGATCATCGCCGAGCGTGCGTAG
- the yccX gene encoding acylphosphatase yields the protein MSKRCVKALVAGKVQGVWYRRAVQEQALQHGLTGYAKNLPDGQVEVLLCGNGEAVNQVANWLWQGPSNARVTHVELEALECRDPDCFVCL from the coding sequence ATGAGCAAGCGCTGCGTAAAGGCACTGGTGGCCGGCAAGGTCCAGGGCGTGTGGTATCGCCGGGCGGTGCAGGAGCAGGCGCTCCAGCACGGCCTGACCGGCTACGCCAAGAACCTGCCCGACGGGCAGGTCGAGGTGTTGTTGTGCGGCAATGGCGAGGCGGTCAACCAGGTGGCCAATTGGCTATGGCAAGGGCCATCGAATGCCCGGGTCACCCACGTCGAGCTGGAAGCACTGGAGTGCCGCGACCCGGATTGTTTCGTTTGCCTTTGA
- a CDS encoding FmdB family zinc ribbon protein, whose amino-acid sequence MPIYEYQCKACGHRLEKLQKLSAAPLTDCPACEAPALGRLVSAAGFRLAGGGWYETDFKSGSKKNLAGDSGSSGGESKESKAPAKDGAAA is encoded by the coding sequence ATGCCCATCTATGAATATCAGTGCAAGGCCTGCGGCCATCGTCTGGAGAAGCTCCAGAAGCTCAGCGCCGCCCCCCTGACCGACTGTCCCGCCTGCGAAGCACCGGCGCTTGGGCGCCTGGTTTCCGCGGCGGGCTTCCGTCTGGCCGGTGGCGGCTGGTACGAAACCGACTTCAAGTCCGGCAGCAAGAAGAACCTGGCCGGCGACTCGGGAAGCAGCGGCGGAGAAAGCAAGGAGAGCAAGGCGCCGGCGAAGGACGGCGCCGCGGCCTGA
- a CDS encoding ribokinase, protein MLHNLGSINIDHFYRVPHLVHPGETLASRSYHVGLGGKGANQSLAMAMAGGRVCHWGRLGRQDGWARDRLARAGVDVTHVELVDEASGHALIQVDDRGENAIILHPGANHGFTRQHLDALCQAARPGDWLLVQNECNALPELLDCARRQGLAIAFNPAPMSDTVLALPLEACRLLFVNRGEAAWLTGLPEESDAQVLLEGLRERLPSTATVLTLGSEGAWYQSGDERHFQPALPVEPVDTTGAGDTFIGYFLAALQEGRHVPDCLALAAHAAALGVQHPGAADSIPPRDEVERYLTRQSST, encoded by the coding sequence ATGCTGCACAACCTGGGCTCGATCAACATCGACCATTTCTACCGCGTGCCGCACCTGGTGCACCCCGGCGAGACGCTGGCCAGCCGCAGCTACCATGTCGGCCTCGGCGGCAAGGGAGCCAATCAGTCGCTGGCCATGGCCATGGCGGGAGGCCGGGTGTGTCACTGGGGGCGCCTGGGCCGACAGGACGGCTGGGCCCGCGATCGGCTGGCCCGCGCCGGTGTCGACGTTACCCATGTAGAGCTGGTCGACGAAGCCAGCGGCCACGCCCTCATCCAGGTCGACGACCGTGGCGAGAACGCCATCATCCTGCATCCGGGCGCCAATCACGGTTTTACCCGACAGCATCTCGACGCCCTGTGCCAGGCGGCTCGCCCCGGCGACTGGCTGCTGGTGCAGAACGAATGCAACGCGCTGCCTGAGCTGCTCGATTGCGCCCGTCGGCAGGGCCTCGCCATCGCCTTCAACCCCGCGCCCATGAGCGACACGGTACTCGCGCTGCCGCTGGAGGCCTGCCGCCTGCTGTTCGTCAACCGCGGCGAAGCCGCCTGGCTGACCGGGCTACCCGAGGAAAGCGACGCCCAGGTGCTGCTCGAAGGCCTGCGCGAGCGACTGCCCAGCACGGCCACGGTACTCACCCTGGGTAGCGAAGGCGCCTGGTACCAGTCGGGCGACGAGCGGCATTTCCAGCCCGCCCTGCCGGTCGAGCCGGTGGACACCACCGGGGCCGGCGACACCTTCATCGGCTACTTCCTCGCGGCACTGCAGGAGGGACGCCACGTGCCCGACTGCCTGGCGCTTGCCGCCCATGCCGCGGCGCTGGGCGTGCAGCACCCCGGCGCCGCCGACAGCATCCCGCCGCGCGACGAGGTCGAGCGGTATCTCACCCGACAATCCAGTACCTGA
- the cls gene encoding cardiolipin synthase: protein MASWLMGLAIFMVHLLGFLSAILALLSSRTSQGAVAWIISLVTFPYVAVPAYWIFGRPRFYGYISARGERDTVLRRILADQRWRLDPFLADVHSPDVRAVERLAMMPLTSGNQAELLVDGKSTFDSIFAGIDSAQRYVLVQFFIVRHDALGQRLKEHLLRAVRRGVRVYFLYDEVGSRKLAEGYLSELGDAGVEVSPFRSSRGFKHRFQLNFRNHRKILVVDGGQGWLGGFNVGVEYLGQHPRHGPWRDTHLKLTGPSVLGLQEAFWEDWHWATGEVINLSWEPQVVCDECQNVVIVPSGPADRQETASLLVQHAIHSAHERLWVTSPYFVPDQGVQDALRLAAMRGVDVRIMMPEHPDHLLIYLSAFSFLPDLVRAGVKVYRYQPGFMHQKVILIDDVAAAVGTVNLDNRSFRLNFEITAFIPDRGFADEVHRMLERDFAVCRRIGYEELHNRPLWRKLISRAAYLTAPIQ, encoded by the coding sequence ATGGCATCCTGGCTAATGGGCCTGGCAATCTTCATGGTACACCTGCTGGGTTTCCTCTCGGCGATACTGGCGCTGCTCTCCAGTCGCACCTCGCAGGGGGCCGTGGCCTGGATCATCTCCCTGGTGACGTTTCCCTATGTCGCCGTACCCGCCTACTGGATCTTCGGCCGACCGCGCTTCTACGGTTACATTTCTGCCCGTGGCGAGCGCGATACCGTGCTGAGGCGTATTCTTGCCGACCAGCGCTGGCGCCTCGATCCTTTTCTTGCCGACGTGCATAGCCCTGACGTGAGGGCCGTGGAGCGCCTTGCCATGATGCCCCTGACCAGCGGTAACCAGGCTGAGCTTCTCGTCGACGGCAAGAGCACCTTCGACAGTATCTTCGCCGGTATCGATTCGGCCCAGCGCTACGTGCTGGTGCAGTTCTTCATCGTTCGCCACGATGCGCTGGGGCAGCGGCTCAAAGAACATCTGCTGCGCGCCGTGAGGCGGGGCGTGCGGGTCTATTTCCTCTATGACGAGGTCGGTAGCCGCAAGCTGGCCGAAGGCTACCTGAGCGAGCTCGGAGATGCCGGCGTCGAAGTCAGTCCTTTCCGCTCGTCACGCGGTTTCAAGCATCGCTTCCAGCTCAATTTTCGTAACCATCGCAAGATTCTCGTGGTGGACGGAGGCCAAGGCTGGCTCGGCGGATTCAACGTCGGTGTCGAATACCTCGGGCAGCACCCGCGACATGGGCCCTGGCGCGACACGCATCTGAAACTTACCGGCCCCAGCGTCCTGGGGCTCCAGGAGGCCTTCTGGGAAGATTGGCACTGGGCCACCGGTGAGGTCATCAACCTGAGCTGGGAGCCGCAGGTGGTCTGCGACGAGTGCCAGAACGTCGTCATCGTGCCATCGGGACCGGCCGATCGACAGGAAACCGCCAGCCTGCTGGTACAGCACGCCATCCACAGTGCCCATGAGCGTTTATGGGTTACCAGTCCCTACTTCGTTCCCGATCAAGGTGTGCAGGATGCCCTGCGCCTGGCCGCGATGCGCGGGGTGGACGTCCGGATCATGATGCCCGAGCATCCCGATCACCTGCTGATTTACCTGTCGGCTTTCTCCTTCCTGCCCGACCTGGTGCGCGCGGGGGTCAAGGTCTATCGCTACCAGCCCGGCTTCATGCACCAGAAGGTGATCCTGATCGATGACGTGGCGGCGGCCGTGGGCACGGTGAATCTCGACAACCGATCGTTTCGTCTCAACTTCGAGATCACCGCCTTCATTCCCGATCGGGGCTTTGCCGACGAGGTACATCGCATGCTCGAGCGCGACTTCGCGGTGTGTCGCCGTATCGGTTACGAGGAGCTGCACAACCGGCCGCTGTGGCGCAAGCTGATCTCACGCGCCGCCTACCTCACGGCACCGATCCAGTAA
- a CDS encoding bifunctional nicotinamide-nucleotide adenylyltransferase/Nudix hydroxylase, which translates to MNDTHHEFDCLVFIGRFQPPHLGHLAVINEALRHARQVIVLVGSAWQARSLRNPWRFDERQEQLRSCFDEEENARLEIVPLLDALYNNDVWVRDVQRKVRDIAGHHHARLPRIGLIGASRGQSSYYLTLFPQWESVSVPLVDGISASQIRERLFRSPSSTEDYLSTGATHDLPPGVCTALRDFAGSDAHLQLMEEQKLLDQYRQAWANAPYPPIFVTVNAVVVQSGHVLLVRRTAAPGKGLLALPGGFVNPHERLLDACLRELRERVRLKVPEPVLKGSLRGQRLFDEPHRSWRGRTLAEAFYFALRPDQQLPRLKPVKGGDHARWVPLAELEPDSLFEDHFFIIQNFLGLPADFGGI; encoded by the coding sequence ATGAACGATACCCATCATGAATTTGACTGTCTCGTATTCATCGGACGTTTCCAGCCCCCTCATCTTGGCCATCTGGCAGTGATCAACGAGGCCCTGCGCCATGCACGTCAGGTGATCGTTCTGGTGGGCTCCGCCTGGCAAGCGCGTTCGCTGCGCAATCCGTGGCGCTTCGACGAGCGACAGGAGCAGCTGCGCAGCTGTTTCGACGAGGAAGAGAACGCACGTCTGGAGATCGTGCCGTTGCTGGATGCGCTCTACAACAATGATGTCTGGGTGCGCGACGTACAGCGAAAGGTGCGCGACATCGCCGGCCATCATCATGCACGGTTGCCGCGCATCGGCCTGATCGGCGCCAGCCGCGGCCAGTCGAGCTATTACCTGACGCTGTTTCCCCAGTGGGAGTCGGTCAGCGTACCGCTGGTCGACGGTATCTCGGCCAGTCAGATCCGCGAGCGCCTGTTCCGCTCGCCCTCTTCCACCGAAGACTACCTCAGCACCGGGGCGACCCACGATCTGCCACCCGGGGTATGCACGGCACTTCGCGATTTCGCGGGCAGCGACGCCCACCTGCAACTGATGGAGGAACAGAAGCTGCTCGACCAGTATCGCCAGGCCTGGGCCAATGCGCCCTACCCGCCCATCTTCGTCACCGTCAACGCCGTGGTGGTGCAATCGGGTCACGTGCTGCTGGTGCGCCGCACCGCGGCACCCGGCAAGGGACTGCTGGCGTTGCCCGGCGGCTTCGTCAACCCGCACGAACGCCTGCTCGACGCTTGCCTGCGCGAGCTACGCGAACGGGTAAGGCTCAAGGTACCGGAACCGGTGCTGAAGGGCTCGCTGCGTGGCCAGCGCCTGTTCGACGAGCCCCATCGCAGCTGGCGCGGCCGAACCCTGGCCGAAGCCTTCTACTTCGCCCTTCGCCCCGACCAGCAACTACCCCGGCTCAAGCCGGTCAAGGGCGGCGACCACGCGCGCTGGGTGCCATTGGCCGAACTCGAACCGGATAGCCTGTTCGAGGACCACTTCTTCATCATCCAGAATTTTCTCGGCCTGCCGGCCGATTTCGGCGGGATATAA